In Fusarium fujikuroi IMI 58289 draft genome, chromosome FFUJ_chr08, one genomic interval encodes:
- a CDS encoding related to RTT103 Regulator of Ty1 Transposition produces the protein MAYNDDSVLARLSSLNESHDSIATAAQWIMFHRRHAERTVQLWMQRLKDSSSTKRLSLIYLANEVAQQSKIRHKDDFIIAFAPVIAEAVSVAYKGAPAELQAKLKRVIDVWRDRSIFEAPIQSAIDARIGDLDKSRGMSKPGFGGSPFGSTSTATSIPSEFAPLVTAHQKVNKLSTPLKATITSADQEYEKQTDPSTPVPSAPVYAARLNGLLKTLANAESAVAECVKAREGLVSGLESLLNANRAALEDERSAAAQLTSRKAEIEDKKHQVEVGIMRALGPADSNGSPGQGDSSVTPPEPDRPEIEALTPPAFEPFEAPTPEALTPEGEPVAAPSISPDPVPAAATTTSQDKEEEEVPSYQSLPISTNGSNKRRRVDTEEFPDLGGDDGIDADVAEMLKEQPQS, from the exons ATGGCTTACAACGATGACTCTGTGTTGGCGCGACTCTCGTCACTGAACGAAAGCCATGATAGCATCGCGACAGCTGCACAATGGATCATGTTCCATAG GCGCCATGCTGAGAGGACTGTACAGCTGTGGATGCAGCGCCTCAAAGACTCTTCCAGCACAAAACGATTAAGTTTGATTTATCTCGCCAACG AGGTGGCCCAGCAGTCTAAAATCCGACACAAGGATGACTTTATTATCGCCTTCGCGCCGGTGATTGCTGAGGCTGTTTCCGTCGCTTATAAGGGAGCACCCGCAGAGCTGCAGGCGAAATTGAAACGCGTTATAGACGTTTGGAGAGATCGCTCGATCTTTGAAGCGCCAATTCAATCCGCAATCGACGCCCGGATTGGAG ATCTCGACAAGTCCCGGGGTATGTCCAAGCCCGGGTTTGGCGGCTCTCCATTCGGTAGTACTAGCACTGCCACTTCTATTCCATCTGAATTTGCACCTCTGGTCACTGCTCACCAGAAAGTAAACAAATTGAGCACTCCTCTCAAGGCCACGATCACATCAGCAGACCAAGAGTATGAGAAGCAAACTGACCCATCTACACCTGTTCCCTCTGCTCCAGTTTATGCAGCTCGGTTGAATGGCCTCCTCAAAACGTTGGCCAACGCTGAGAGTGCGGTTGCTGAGTGTGTAAAAGCAAGAGAAGGCCTTGTTTCCGGTCTGGAATCACTCCTCAATGCTAACCGTGCTGCATTGGAGGACGAGAGGTCCGCTGCGGCTCAGCTGACATCCCGAAAGGCTGAAATCGAAGACAAGAAGCACCAAGTTGAGGTTGGCATCATGAGAGCACTGGGCCCGGCGGACAGCAATGGTTCTCCAGGACAAGGAGACTCTTCAGTTACGCCCCCAGAGCCAGATAGACCAGAGATTGAGGCATTGACTCCACCGGCATTTGAACCATTCGAAGCACCCACCCCTGAGGCATTGACACCAGAGGGAGAGCCTGTTGCAGCTCCTTCTATATCTCCTGACCCTgttcctgctgctgctactactacttctcaagacaaagaagaagaagaagtaccCTCGTATCAGTCATTGCCAATCTCAACCAATGGGTCGAATAAGCGCCGCCGTGTCGACACTGAAGAATTTCCTGATCTAGGTGGAGATGATGGTATCGATGCTGACGTTGCTGAAATGCTGAA